In Procambarus clarkii isolate CNS0578487 chromosome 58, FALCON_Pclarkii_2.0, whole genome shotgun sequence, one genomic interval encodes:
- the LOC123753435 gene encoding mucin-2-like, with protein sequence MWLISGAPPGWLGSTSTPSDWLVSTPTPSDWLVSTPTPSDWFVSTPTPSDWLVSTPTPSDWFVSTPSPSDWLVSTPTPSDWLVSTPTPSDWFVSTPTPSDWFVSTPTPSDWLVSTPTPSDWFVSTPTPSDWLVSTPTPSDWLVSTLTPSDWLVSTPTPSDWLVSTPTPSDWLVSTPTPSDWLVSTPTPSDWLVSTPTPSDWLVSTPTPSDWLVSTPTPSDWLVSTPTPSDWFVSTPTPSDWLVSTLTPSDWFVSTPTPSDWFVSTPTPSDWLVSTPTPSDWLVSTPTPSDWLVSTPTPSDWLVSTPTPSDWLVSTPTPSDWLVSTPTPSDWLVSTLTPSDWLVLTLTPSDWLATPATSLGWRTSTSAQLD encoded by the coding sequence ATGTGGTTAATATCCGGAGCACCGCCAGGCTGGCTTGGGTCGACTTCTACACCTTCTGACTGGCTTGTGTCGACTCCTACACCTTCTGACTGGCTTGTGTCGACTCCTACACCTTCTGACTGGTTTGTGTCGACTCCTACACCTTCTGACTGGCTTGTGTCGACTCCTACTCCTTCTGACTGGTTTGTGTCGACTCCTTCACCTTCTGACTGGCTTGTGTCGACTCCTACTCCTTCTGACTGGCTTGTGTCGACTCCTACTCCTTCTGACTGGTTTGTGTCGACTCCTACTCCTTCTGACTGGTTTGTGTCGACTCCTACACCTTCTGACTGGCTTGTGTCGACTCCTACACCTTCTGACTGGTTTGTGTCGACTCCTACACCTTCTGACTGGCTTGTGTCGACTCCTACACCTTCTGACTGGCTTGTGTCGACTCTTACACCTTCTGACTGGCTTGTGTCGACTCCTACACCTTCTGACTGGCTTGTGTCGACTCCTACACCTTCTGACTGGCTTGTGTCGACTCCTACACCTTCTGACTGGCTTGTGTCGACTCCTACACCTTCTGACTGGCTTGTGTCGACTCCTACACCTTCTGACTGGCTTGTGTCGACTCCTACACCTTCTGACTGGCTTGTGTCGACTCCTACACCTTCTGACTGGCTTGTGTCGACTCCTACACCTTCTGACTGGTTTGTGTCGACTCCTACACCTTCTGACTGGCTTGTGTCGACTCTTACACCTTCTGACTGGTTTGTGTCGACTCCTACACCTTCTGACTGGTTTGTGTCGACTCCTACACCTTCTGACTGGCTTGTGTCGACTCCTACACCTTCTGACTGGCTTGTGTCGACTCCTACACCTTCTGACTGGCTTGTGTCGACTCCTACACCTTCTGACTGGCTTGTGTCGACTCCTACACCTTCTGACTGGCTTGTGTCGACTCCTACACCTTCTGACTGGCTTGTGTCGACTCCTACACCTTCTGACTGGCTTGTGTCGACTCTTACACCTTCTGACTGGCTTGTGTTGACTCTTACACCTTCTGACTGGCTTGCGACACCAGCTACATCTCTAGGTTGGCGAACATCAACATCTGCACAGTTAGACTGA